From the genome of Nicotiana sylvestris chromosome 2, ASM39365v2, whole genome shotgun sequence, one region includes:
- the LOC104222740 gene encoding protein FAR-RED IMPAIRED RESPONSE 1-like isoform X6 — MNGRVSGTRLTTWIGGTHLTSMVIDLEHPSGDQHKEKEDCGHHICGATATASKSVCLDRGNAGPSWNEGTSNGTYILPNADSLAVNCYRGLEPHDGMEFDSKEDAFSFYKEYAKSIGFFSIIKASRRSRISGIFIDAKFVCSRYGSKQEPSTSVTEPVPSADGAGSIPVRRKKGRINRSWSKTDCKACLHVKRRSDGRWIIRTFVKEHNHETFPDRTNYLRGHRNTDLGKNGADAFHSICGRTKKTYVTMSRQSGVMKKVEKQKNVGTKSSPQSLALDEGDAQVMLEHFLYMQDENPNFFYAMDLNQEQRLRNVFWVDAKGRIDYSNFSDVVLVDTTYIKNDYKLHFVPFIGVNHHCQSILLGCGLIANESKSTFVWLMRAWLRAMGGQAPKVILTDQDNTLEEVIAEVLPDCCHCFCLWHVLSNIQEKLGHVIRQHEDFLSKFNKCILRSATNELFEKRWWKVVDRFDLRNDLWIKSLYKDRLRWVPTFMNNIFLAGMSTMQRSESVSSLLEKCMLCRTTLKEFLDQYKKLLREKCQEEASADSETRHKQPGLKSPSPFEKQMSTLYTHTIFKKFQAQVLGVVACHPKKESDDGAAATYRVQDFEENQEFVVVRSEKTSDASCSCHLFEYNGFLCRHVMIVLQMAGVHNIPSKYILSRWTKGAKSREKMREVNLVDSRVQRYNDLCQRAFELGDEGSLSQESYNIVFNALENFLRRCEAVNDPNLNESEPCFPKNQVFIDGNNPSKSNGKNIARKEKVGQSGLGEPTVDYPFQSHSAMQPMGQINARFPAPGGYYSSPQIIQGVPVFAFWCRDN, encoded by the exons ATGAACGGACGTGTTTCAGGCACAAGGTTGACTACCTGGATTGGAGGAACACATCTTACCTCAATGGTAATTGACCTTGAGCATCCATCAGGAGATCAGCACAAGGAGAAAGAAGACTGTGGGCACCATATATGTGGAGCTACTGCCACTGCTTCAAAGAGTGTTTGCCTGGACAGAGGGAATGCAGGACCTAGTTGGAATGAAGGAACATCTAATGGCACCTATATATTGCCAAATGCAGATTCTTTGGCTGTGAATTGCTACAGAGGTTTGGAGCCACATGATGGTATGGAATTCGATTCGAAGGAGGATGCCTTTTCGTTTTACAAAGAATATGCTAAGTCCATCGGATTTTTCTCAATAATAAAGGCTAGCCGTCGTTCAAgaatttctggaatatttattgATGCAAAATTTGTTTGCAGTAGGTATGGAAGTAAGCAAGAACCTTCTACGTCCGTTACAGAACCTGTTCCAAGTGCTGATGGCGCAGGAAGTATTCCTGTGAGGAGAAAAAAGGGTAGAATAAACAGGTCTTGGTCAAAAACAGATTGTAAGGCTTGCTTGCATGTAAAGAGAAGGTCTGATGGAAGGTGGATTATTCGTACTTTTGTCAAAGAGCATAACCATGAGACATTTCCAGATCGGACCAACTACCTTCGAGGTCATAGGAATACTGATTTGGGTAAGAATGGTGCAGATGCATTTCATTCTATCTGTGGGAGGACGAAAAAGACTTATGTGACAATGTCTAGGCAATCTGGTGTGATGAAGAAAGTTGAGAAGCAAAAGAATGTTGGCACAAAGAGCAGTCCTCAATCTTTGGCTTTAGATGAGGGAGATGCACAAGTTATGCTTGAGCATTTTCTTTACATGCAAGATGAAAATCCAAACTTCTTTTATGCAATGGATTTGAATCAAGAGCAACGCTTGAGAAATGTATTTTGGGTTGATGCTAAAGGAAGGATTGACTATAGTAACTTCAGTGACGTAGTTCTTGTTGACACTACATATATAAAAAACGATTATAAGTTGCACTTCGTTCCTTTTATTGGTGTTAATCATCATTGTCAGTCCATATTGCTTGGGTGTGGGCTGATTGCCAATGAGAGTAAGTCGACATTTGTTTGGTTGATGCGAGCATGGCTTAGGGCAATGGGTGGACAAGCTCCAAAAGTTATACTGACTGATCAAGACAATACATTGGAAGAAGTTATTGCTGAGGTTTTACCAGATTGCTGCCATTGCTTTTGTTTGTGGCACGTACTGAGTAATATCCAGGAGAAGCTTGGTCATGTCATTAGGCAGCATGAAGATTTTCTCTCCAAATTTAATAAATGCATTTTGAGGTCTGCGACCAATGAATTGTTTGAAAAGAGGTGGTGGAAGGTGGTTGATAGATTTGATTTGAGGAATGACTTGTGGATTAAATCATTGTACAAAGATCGCCTAAGGTGGGTACCAACATTCATGAATAATATCTTCTTGGCAGGAATGTCTACAATGCAACGGTCGGAAAGCGTGAGCTCTCTTTTGGAGAAGTGCATGTTATGCAGGACGACACTGAAGGAGTTTCTTGACCAGTATAAGAAACTGCTGCGAGAGAAATGTCAAGAAGAGGCAAGTGCTGATTCTGAGACGAGGCATAAACAACCAGGACTGAAATCTCCCTCCCCTTTTGAAAAGCAGATGTCAACTTTATACACTCATACAATATTCAAGAAATTCCAAGCCCAGGTTTTGGGAGTGGTTGCATGTCACCCTAAAAAAGAAAGTGATGATGGTGCAGCTGCCACATATAGAGTCCAAGATTTTGAAGAAAATCAAGAATTCGTTGTTGTACGGAGTGAGAAGACATCTGATGCATCATGTTCTTGTCATTTGTTCGAGTATAATGGATTTCTTTGTAGACACGTGATGATAGTTCTTCAAATGGCTGGTGTGCATAACATCCCCTCTAAATATATTTTAAGTCGCTGGACTAAAGGTGCAAAGAGTAGAGAGAAGATGAGAGAAGTAAATTTGGTTGATTCTAGGGTTCAACGATATAATGATCTATGTCAAAGGGCATTTGAGCTAGGCGATGAAGGGTCACTATCTCAAGAGAGTTATAATATTGTATTCAATGCACTGGAAAATTTTCTGAGAAGATGTGAGGCTGTGAATGATCCAAATTTAAATGAGTCAGAACCTTGTTTTCCCAAAAATCAAGTATTCATAGATGGTAACAACCCAAGCAAGAGTAACGGAAAGAACATAGCAAGGAAAGAGAAGGTA GGGCAATCAGGTTTGGGAGAACCGACTGTTGATTATCCTTTTCAATCGCATTCAGCCATGCAGCCAATG GGCCAAATAAACGCTAGATTTCCAGCTCCTGGTGGCTACTATAGCAGCCCCCAAATTATTCAAGGAGTG CCAGTTTTTGCCTTTTGGTGCAGGGACAATTGA
- the LOC104222740 gene encoding protein FAR-RED IMPAIRED RESPONSE 1-like isoform X5, protein MVIDLEHPSGDQHKEKEDCGHHICGATATASKSVCLDRGNAGPSWNEGTSNGTYILPNADSLAVNCYRGLEPHDGMEFDSKEDAFSFYKEYAKSIGFFSIIKASRRSRISGIFIDAKFVCSRYGSKQEPSTSVTEPVPSADGAGSIPVRRKKGRINRSWSKTDCKACLHVKRRSDGRWIIRTFVKEHNHETFPDRTNYLRGHRNTDLGKNGADAFHSICGRTKKTYVTMSRQSGVMKKVEKQKNVGTKSSPQSLALDEGDAQVMLEHFLYMQDENPNFFYAMDLNQEQRLRNVFWVDAKGRIDYSNFSDVVLVDTTYIKNDYKLHFVPFIGVNHHCQSILLGCGLIANESKSTFVWLMRAWLRAMGGQAPKVILTDQDNTLEEVIAEVLPDCCHCFCLWHVLSNIQEKLGHVIRQHEDFLSKFNKCILRSATNELFEKRWWKVVDRFDLRNDLWIKSLYKDRLRWVPTFMNNIFLAGMSTMQRSESVSSLLEKCMLCRTTLKEFLDQYKKLLREKCQEEASADSETRHKQPGLKSPSPFEKQMSTLYTHTIFKKFQAQVLGVVACHPKKESDDGAAATYRVQDFEENQEFVVVRSEKTSDASCSCHLFEYNGFLCRHVMIVLQMAGVHNIPSKYILSRWTKGAKSREKMREVNLVDSRVQRYNDLCQRAFELGDEGSLSQESYNIVFNALENFLRRCEAVNDPNLNESEPCFPKNQVFIDGNNPSKSNGKNIARKEKVGQSGLGEPTVDYPFQSHSAMQPMGQINARFPAPGGYYSSPQIIQGVFLPFGAGTIEYKYPSLWQPTKHAGAGTVEYNCFNCRLPLSLSTYIPWTGINVF, encoded by the exons ATGGTAATTGACCTTGAGCATCCATCAGGAGATCAGCACAAGGAGAAAGAAGACTGTGGGCACCATATATGTGGAGCTACTGCCACTGCTTCAAAGAGTGTTTGCCTGGACAGAGGGAATGCAGGACCTAGTTGGAATGAAGGAACATCTAATGGCACCTATATATTGCCAAATGCAGATTCTTTGGCTGTGAATTGCTACAGAGGTTTGGAGCCACATGATGGTATGGAATTCGATTCGAAGGAGGATGCCTTTTCGTTTTACAAAGAATATGCTAAGTCCATCGGATTTTTCTCAATAATAAAGGCTAGCCGTCGTTCAAgaatttctggaatatttattgATGCAAAATTTGTTTGCAGTAGGTATGGAAGTAAGCAAGAACCTTCTACGTCCGTTACAGAACCTGTTCCAAGTGCTGATGGCGCAGGAAGTATTCCTGTGAGGAGAAAAAAGGGTAGAATAAACAGGTCTTGGTCAAAAACAGATTGTAAGGCTTGCTTGCATGTAAAGAGAAGGTCTGATGGAAGGTGGATTATTCGTACTTTTGTCAAAGAGCATAACCATGAGACATTTCCAGATCGGACCAACTACCTTCGAGGTCATAGGAATACTGATTTGGGTAAGAATGGTGCAGATGCATTTCATTCTATCTGTGGGAGGACGAAAAAGACTTATGTGACAATGTCTAGGCAATCTGGTGTGATGAAGAAAGTTGAGAAGCAAAAGAATGTTGGCACAAAGAGCAGTCCTCAATCTTTGGCTTTAGATGAGGGAGATGCACAAGTTATGCTTGAGCATTTTCTTTACATGCAAGATGAAAATCCAAACTTCTTTTATGCAATGGATTTGAATCAAGAGCAACGCTTGAGAAATGTATTTTGGGTTGATGCTAAAGGAAGGATTGACTATAGTAACTTCAGTGACGTAGTTCTTGTTGACACTACATATATAAAAAACGATTATAAGTTGCACTTCGTTCCTTTTATTGGTGTTAATCATCATTGTCAGTCCATATTGCTTGGGTGTGGGCTGATTGCCAATGAGAGTAAGTCGACATTTGTTTGGTTGATGCGAGCATGGCTTAGGGCAATGGGTGGACAAGCTCCAAAAGTTATACTGACTGATCAAGACAATACATTGGAAGAAGTTATTGCTGAGGTTTTACCAGATTGCTGCCATTGCTTTTGTTTGTGGCACGTACTGAGTAATATCCAGGAGAAGCTTGGTCATGTCATTAGGCAGCATGAAGATTTTCTCTCCAAATTTAATAAATGCATTTTGAGGTCTGCGACCAATGAATTGTTTGAAAAGAGGTGGTGGAAGGTGGTTGATAGATTTGATTTGAGGAATGACTTGTGGATTAAATCATTGTACAAAGATCGCCTAAGGTGGGTACCAACATTCATGAATAATATCTTCTTGGCAGGAATGTCTACAATGCAACGGTCGGAAAGCGTGAGCTCTCTTTTGGAGAAGTGCATGTTATGCAGGACGACACTGAAGGAGTTTCTTGACCAGTATAAGAAACTGCTGCGAGAGAAATGTCAAGAAGAGGCAAGTGCTGATTCTGAGACGAGGCATAAACAACCAGGACTGAAATCTCCCTCCCCTTTTGAAAAGCAGATGTCAACTTTATACACTCATACAATATTCAAGAAATTCCAAGCCCAGGTTTTGGGAGTGGTTGCATGTCACCCTAAAAAAGAAAGTGATGATGGTGCAGCTGCCACATATAGAGTCCAAGATTTTGAAGAAAATCAAGAATTCGTTGTTGTACGGAGTGAGAAGACATCTGATGCATCATGTTCTTGTCATTTGTTCGAGTATAATGGATTTCTTTGTAGACACGTGATGATAGTTCTTCAAATGGCTGGTGTGCATAACATCCCCTCTAAATATATTTTAAGTCGCTGGACTAAAGGTGCAAAGAGTAGAGAGAAGATGAGAGAAGTAAATTTGGTTGATTCTAGGGTTCAACGATATAATGATCTATGTCAAAGGGCATTTGAGCTAGGCGATGAAGGGTCACTATCTCAAGAGAGTTATAATATTGTATTCAATGCACTGGAAAATTTTCTGAGAAGATGTGAGGCTGTGAATGATCCAAATTTAAATGAGTCAGAACCTTGTTTTCCCAAAAATCAAGTATTCATAGATGGTAACAACCCAAGCAAGAGTAACGGAAAGAACATAGCAAGGAAAGAGAAGGTA GGGCAATCAGGTTTGGGAGAACCGACTGTTGATTATCCTTTTCAATCGCATTCAGCCATGCAGCCAATG GGCCAAATAAACGCTAGATTTCCAGCTCCTGGTGGCTACTATAGCAGCCCCCAAATTATTCAAGGAGTG TTTTTGCCTTTTGGTGCAGGGACAATTGAATACAAATATCCAAGCTTATGGCAACCAACCAAACATGCCGGGGCTG GGACAGTTGAATACAATTGCTTCAATTGCAGATTGCCCTTATCTCTCTCAACCTACATTCCATGGACTG GGATAAATGTATTTTAG